The following are from one region of the Capsicum annuum cultivar UCD-10X-F1 chromosome 1, UCD10Xv1.1, whole genome shotgun sequence genome:
- the LOC107854005 gene encoding heat shock factor-binding protein, whose product MDGHSADNTKQSTADMTIFVQNLLQQMQTRFQTMSESIISKIDDMGNRIDELEQSINDLRVEMGQEGSPSPSAALKSKDDSKAADDSA is encoded by the exons ATG GATGGGCATAGTGCAGATAATACAAAACAAAGCACCGCTGATATGACTATATTT GTACAGAATCTTCTTCAACAAATG CAAACCAGGTTTCAGACTATGTCCGAATCAATCATCTCAAAAA TAGATGATATGGGGAACCGAATTGATGAATTGGAGCAGAGCATCAACGATTTGAGAGTTGAAATGGGCCAAGAAGGTTCTCCATCACCTTCAGCTGCACTGAAGTCGAAAGATGATTCAAAAGCTGCTGATGATTCTGCATAA
- the LOC107852317 gene encoding rapid alkalinization factor has translation MPKVKSFSILLILSIFFVVMTVLVSSPAAEASGVHQLGYFPLTVSSSSSPICDGSIGECLAEEGSDEEFSVDSESTRRMLAYRRRYISYGALSRNRVPCSRRGASYYNCRPGAQANPYRRGCSAITRCRG, from the coding sequence atgccGAAAGTGAAATCTTTCTCCATTCTGTTGATTCTTTCAATTTTCTTCGTAGTGATGACGGTGTTGGTTTCATCGCCGGCAGCGGAAGCTAGTGGGGTCCACCAGCTAGGCTATTTTCCATTGACAGTGTCGTCGTCTTCTTCACCGATCTGTGACGGTTCTATCGGAGAGTGTTTGGCTGAAGAAGGAAGTGACGAAGAGTTCTCTGTTGACTCGGAGAGCACCCGGCGCATGTTAGCATACCGCCGGAGATACATTAGCTATGGTGCGCTTAGTAGGAACAGAGTACCGTGCTCAAGGAGAGGAGCTTCGTACTACAATTGCCGTCCCGGAGCTCAGGCGAATCCTTACCGACGTGGATGCAGTGCCATCACGCGCTGCCGCGGTTAA